From the genome of Carassius auratus strain Wakin chromosome 24, ASM336829v1, whole genome shotgun sequence:
CTTCCAGTTTTTGCTTGCAGCTAGCGCTGTGATTGGCCTGGCCGTGTGTCACTCAGAAAACAACAGGCCAATCAGAAAagaggctcatgaatattaattagacggGCTAAAATTAACCTGTTTTTAGAAGAGATCCTGAGAAAGGAGCTGTAAAAAATAATGAGATTGTTTTTGGTATTTggtaaaaacatcaaaacataaaataaaactccAGAAAGGTGTACAATATATGACCTTTAATACACTGTTTTCCTGTTCTCTGTTCCCAGGTGTGTTTCTTTGTAGCTCTGTATTATAACGTCATAATCGGTTGGAGTATCTTTTACTTGGGAAGCTCTTTCAAGTATCCTCTACCTTGGGAAACCTGTCCGACAGAAGGGAACAGCACCGGTAAGGATTAGGAGTCTGTGTAGTGTATTATAaaatgagtagtttacacttgTGAGATTAAGATATGAAGAACTGATGCCAGAAATCTGACTTTATACATGGAGATGCATTATCTGATTTTCATTCCCAGTGAAGGAATGTGCCGCCAGCTCTCCCACGGCGTATTTCTGGTACCGTAAAGCTCTGGACATCACCGATTCCATTGACGAAACCGGAGAGTTAAACCTCATCATCACTGGATGTCTGCTGGCCGCTTGGGTCATCGTCTGTCTGGCCATGTACAAGGGCATCAAATCGACCGGCAAGGTACTtggagtttgtgtttgtgtcatgaatctgaatatatatgatgtttattttgtgttgtaaTTTGATTTATTGATGATATTAATCAGTATGGGTTGTGTGTAGGTGATGTATTTCTCCTCCGTGTTTCCGTACGTGGTGCTGCTGTGTTTCCTGATCAGAGGCGTGACACTAGACGGGGCGTCCGAGGGCATTAAATTCATGTTTTACCCCAAGGTACGTAATAAAAACCTAACCTGTGTGTTTGAGTTGGGGATTTAATTTATGAAGATTACTGTAATCACCAAAACGGTGTCTTCTCTGTGTTGTGTTATTGACCTAAAAATCTGTgttgattaatattatttatataataatatagtagggtataatttttttattacctaataaagtttttaataatactttttttttttgtaactgtgcaatgataatttttattatttgttttttttattatttctattaagcttttatttttaatctagttttaGTATTTCAAGGAAAAACATTTGTATTAGTTGACAAGCCAACATTtgtattttaagtttttcttctaataaataaatgtacatttatatattatcatGTGACATGATTAGTGTAGTTCAGAAGCCATTCAGTTTCcccaaaaatgtgtttaaagtgaGCGTCTGATTTCTCTCAGCTGGAGATCTGGGCTGACGTTCAGGTGTGGCGTCAGGCGGCGACTCAGGTGTTCTTCGCTCTGGGTTTGGGTTTCGGTTCTGTGATCGCGTACTCTTCCTACAACCCGAGGAACAACAACTGCCATCGAGACGCGTTCACCGTGTCTGGAGTCAACTTCATGACGTCCGTTCTGGCCACGCTGGTGGTGTTTGCCGTGCTGGGTTTCAGAGCCAAAACTATCGCCACGGAGTGTGTTAAACGGTCAGTGTGCAGCTCAGACACAAATGACCTGTGAATGTTTGATCTTAAGATGCATGGTAAGTATAGGCTATTTAGGTAGATTTTACTGAAGCATTGTATGTTTGTGAATGTTGCAGTAACATGAAAGCCGTGGTTGAAGCGATGTTCAGCCGTCCTTTCCCTGACCTCATCATCAATGCGTCAGATGTGGAGGACATGACGTTGAATGAGTATGAGCAATGGTACAAGACTCACGGCCAGCAGCTAAATATGTATGGTTACAACCTCAGCGCCTGCAGCCTGGAGGAGGAGCTGAAACAGGTACAGAACACAACTACATGCTTTATCTTTTCTGAACAAAACATGAGTGGTGCAAAATATAGTTTTGTGTGGTTGCGAGGGTATTATTGAAATGTTTTGGGTGGTTGGTAGTAGAGATGGGCGATATTTCGTTTAGACGATAATATCCAAATTGTTGTCTGGATGATATGCAAAATTGGGATATCgaatatttcataatttgtatAATCCGACCCCCCAAACATGAAAAGAGCTGAAGgaagttaaagagaaaacaaataacGCACACTATAACCTTCTAAACAATTATATGTAGCGATTTTAATAATGCAAGGGTTtgtttgatcatttttttttttttgtgtacaaaaTCATGATCGTTCCTAAATTGCATGAGTTAGCTGCTATGGAGTTCTTACCTGTGTGTTATGACGTTTCTTAGGTTGACTCAACAGTCCAAAAACGTAACGAGTAAAGCCGATGTACGATTAGTGAAATAGCTGCTAGAAAAGGTAAAATATGCGTTGTTTGCAGGAAACTGAAGTTAAAAAGTTTTCTTAAATGTCTGTGGCGTCCTCAAGTGGCAAGCTTCATGATAGCATCATTAGAAAATTGTTATATTGTTAATTAAtcaaattgttaataattaaaatatatatttagtacaGTAACTTGGTTCATGTTTAAATCAATAATGTCTCATATCTTTATGTACTAGTTATTCTATTCAATAATGGGTCAAATGCAGCAAGTCAAAAGACCAACTGGACCTTCTTTATcagtttgcaaacatttctttgaaggATTGCAAAAATATCATCTgtatcaatattgaaaaaaatattgagatattCATTTTTGTCAATATCTCCCACCCCTAGTTGGTaggttattaaaatatattgggTGGTTTCTAGATTATTGCTTGAATGTTTTAGGGGGGTTGCTGGGTTATTGGATGTTTTGGGTGGCTCATAGGGCTTTTTTGGAATGTTTTGTGTTGTTGCTAGGGCATTATTGGAATGTTTTGGGTTGTTGCTAGGGCATTATTGGAATGTTTTGTGTTGTTACTAGGGCATTATTGGAATGTTTTGGGTTGTTGCTAGGGCATTATTGGAATGTTTTGGGTTGTTGCTAGggcattattagaatgttttggGTTGTTGCTAGGGCATTATTGGAATGTTTTTTGTCTTCAAACTGAAGTTCTGGAATTCATGGCTGCTTtctttggccaaggcccgcccatgaggccgtttgacgaCATgttaaacaaccaatcacagatcGTTTCGTTAATCGTCATGTTTCCAGGTGTGGAAATGTTGGCACAAGAACAGACCGCTGTGTAAAACTCGcggatgtattttaaagattatacgcggcgaactttaaatatttcacgtacttttgaaaatccagcgtttagttgatcctgataagcacggtggctttcttctttcgtgagggggttttgCGCCGCACATCTTTGTTTCCGGACAGAACGTAAAAGAACGCTACTCAAGCCTTGCgaaaatcctgtagaattcaaccaatccaatgatgactttgacactcctgaagtgtttccacttttgtgttccATGTGCACCAGCCGTTAAGCCATCGGTCCATGAGCATGGGgtgcattattgcattattttggGTGGTTGCTGGGGTCTTATTGGAATGTTATTGGAATGATGCCAGGTCTAAGAAAAGTCACTCTTCAAAAGCAGGATTTCTTTGGTTAGGATGGAGTGACTCCGATTTAATGTTGAAGTTAAAGTTTGggatcttctctctctctctcagggtgTGGAGGGAACCGGTCTAGCGTTCATAGCATTCACTGAAGCCATGACTCTGTTTCCTGGGAGTCCGTTCTGGTCAGCGCTGTTCTTCCTCATGCTGCTCAATCTGGGTTTGTCCACCATGTTCGGCACCATGGCAGGAATACTGACCCCACTGACGGACACCTTTAAGACCCTGCGTAACCACAAATTCCTCTTTACAGGTAacactgttgtttttttagatttgggtttattttaaaaagctgattTTGTCTGTCTCTTGGTTTTAATCAGTATTGTTGTTTTCCATTTTACCCAGCGTGCAGCTGTGTGTTGGGCTTTCTGATCGGTCTCATGTTCACTCAGCGCTGTGGAAACTATTTTGTGACCATGTTTGATGACTACTCCGCCACACTTCCCCTCATCATGGTCGTCATCTTCCAGACCATCAGCTTGGCCTGGGTTTATGGAGCGGACAGGTATCACAAACCCTCCGAGCTCAAGCagaaatgtctttatttgtgGTTTGAAGTGCTTAAACGTGATGTGATTTCAATGCAGGTTTCTGGAGGACCTGAAGCGGATGTTGGGTCGGCCGGTTCCTGTGGTGTATAAGTACTTGTGGAAGTACGTGTGTCCGGTTGCAATGCTGGGGCTCTTGGGTGCCAGTCTGCTAAAGATGTTCTTGGAGCGTCCCACATACATCGCCTGGAACAGAGAAAAGGTAAAATCACCTGTGCTCTTACAAACAAGCTTTACTTTaaaccctataaagcctactgtatcatgTAGCGTTTCTCTCTTATAAATagtgttataaagatctcattcaTTTACATTGCAATCTATCAGAATTTCATCATAAAAATATCAGCAACTgaaccaaattgcatatttttgagCTGTTTTTCttccaaatatataaaaaaaaaaaaaaagtttttcatcgAATGTTCAGCGAACggttcctattttttttttttttaaacatttccatTGTTTTCTCCCAGGCATCTAAGGAAGATCTGCCTTATCCGGGCTGGGCTCTTGCTGTCCTGAGCACACTCATCATTGTCGCATTTCTTCCCGTTCCTATCGGATTCATTCATTCCCTCCTCCTGGAACGGCTCAGCC
Proteins encoded in this window:
- the slc6a16b gene encoding solute carrier family 6 member 16b, translating into MTSEKPPLPADGQRDEAEAGLVLEQELTMETARDGWDSKVEYFLAQVGFSVGLGNVWRFPYLCHQNGGGAFILLYVLLMGLVGVPLFFLELAAGQSIRQGSIGVWRHISPRLVGIGYSSCVVCFFVALYYNVIIGWSIFYLGSSFKYPLPWETCPTEGNSTVKECAASSPTAYFWYRKALDITDSIDETGELNLIITGCLLAAWVIVCLAMYKGIKSTGKVMYFSSVFPYVVLLCFLIRGVTLDGASEGIKFMFYPKLEIWADVQVWRQAATQVFFALGLGFGSVIAYSSYNPRNNNCHRDAFTVSGVNFMTSVLATLVVFAVLGFRAKTIATECVKRNMKAVVEAMFSRPFPDLIINASDVEDMTLNEYEQWYKTHGQQLNMYGYNLSACSLEEELKQGVEGTGLAFIAFTEAMTLFPGSPFWSALFFLMLLNLGLSTMFGTMAGILTPLTDTFKTLRNHKFLFTACSCVLGFLIGLMFTQRCGNYFVTMFDDYSATLPLIMVVIFQTISLAWVYGADRFLEDLKRMLGRPVPVVYKYLWKYVCPVAMLGLLGASLLKMFLERPTYIAWNREKASKEDLPYPGWALAVLSTLIIVAFLPVPIGFIHSLLLERLSQTPADAEAGYVPCATTDTDLTPLDTLPPSSGDPSSFSPLLEDNQDTRLQNGHIEHFETSVL